The following coding sequences lie in one Rutidosis leptorrhynchoides isolate AG116_Rl617_1_P2 chromosome 6, CSIRO_AGI_Rlap_v1, whole genome shotgun sequence genomic window:
- the LOC139851687 gene encoding protein NLP7-like yields the protein MMTMDLDLDGSWTFDQIFSSEPSFILSAAEQSLSPLWGFNDDNNNNNNNINLNLNNNNNNEVSNGYDKPTGNVNLTSSGVGQPLPSDADNPNQVTRKASNNDVKSRLPKPILGVNSSEFQDMTCVIKERMTMALRYFIELGEKHVLAQIWAPVKNRGRNVLTTSGQPFVLDPNCTGLHQYRMASLMYSFSLDDETDGVLGLPGRVFRHKLPEWTPNVQYYSDKEYQRLNHALNYDVRGSLALPVFEPTGQTCVGVIELILTSQKINYGPEVDKVCKALEAVNLKSSNILDSPNTQICNESRQNALAEILEVLAAVCETHSFPLAQTWVPCRHRSVLAYGGGFKKSCSSFDGSCMGQVCMSTTDVAFYVVDAHMWGFREACAEHHLQKGQGVAGRAFATRSSCFCENITHFGKTEYPLVHYARLFGLVGSFAICLRSNYTGDDDYILEFFLPPNMVNVDGQQKMLGLLLTSMKQHFRSLKVASGEEIGDDGRLVEIIKASVNGDVIDSGMQSIQLPETMISTGRPLFMDSNALNESCLKSEINETVKKSARKRGKAEKSISLDVLQQHFAGSLKDAAKNLGVCPTTMKRICRQHGISRWPSRKINKVNRSLTKLQRVIESVQGAEGSFNIPSLATTPLHVGVGSPSWPTAPNGSPVNHLGSPGSKPYVSSSPKNDHGPPNQTSESREASTSSPNSHRSCQESRPFEVVAPAQTEEPFRGLLLEDAGSSHDLTNLCPITEPLEKVQQIIPKAQPFTARSEMKTITIKASYREDIIRFRVAASSGIVTLKEEVAKRLKLDVGTFDIKYLDDDHEWVLVVCDADFQECVELSVSSGCNIIRLLVHDLSTNVGSSCESSD from the exons ATGATGACTATGGATCTCGACCTTGATGGGTCTTGGACTTTTGATCAGATCTTTTCATCTGAACCTTCTTTTATCTTATCAGCTGCTGAACAATCTCTTTCTCCTTTATGgggttttaatgatgataataataataataataataatattaatcttaatcttaataataataataataatgaagttagTAATGGTTATGATAAACCCACCGGAAATGTCAATTTGACTTCTTCTGGAGTTGGTCAACCACTTCCTTCAG ATGCTGATAATCCTAATCAAGTAACCAGAAAAGCATCTAACAATGATGTGAAAAGTCGACTACCAAAGCCAATTTTGGGAGTAAATTCGTCAGAGTTTCAAGACATGACATGTGTAATTAAGGAAAGAATGACAATGGCACTTCGTTACTTCATCGAACTAGGTGAAAAACACGTTCTTGCTCAAATCTGGGCACCTGTCAAAAACCGGGGTCGTAATGTCCTAACAACATCAGGTCAACCCTTTGTTCTTGACCCAAACTGCACAGGACTTCATCAATATAGAATGGCTTCTTTAATGTACTCGTTCTCCCTTGATGACGAAACGGACGGAGTTTTAGGTCTTCCGGGTCGGGTTTTTCGACATAAGCTTCCAGAATGGACTCCAAATGTGCAGTATTATTCCGACAAAGAATATCAACGACTTAATCATGCTTTAAATTACGATGTTCGAGGAAGTTTGGCTTTGCCTGTGTTTGAACCTACCGGGCAAACGTGCGTTGGTGTGATTGAGTTGATTTTGACTTCACAGAAAATAAATTACGGTCCGGAAGTTGATAAAGTCTGCAAAGCACTCGAG GCGGTAAATTTGAAAAGTTCAAATATATTGGATTCTCCGAATACGCAG ATATGTAACGAAAGTCGACAAAATGCATTAGCTGAAATCCTGGAAGTATTAGCAGCCGTATGCGAAACACATAGTTTCCCGTTGGCTCAAACGTGGGTCCCATGCAGGCACCGAAGTGTGTTAGCCTACGGTGGCGGGTTCAAAAAAAGCTGCAGTAGTTTTGATGGAAGTTGTATGGGTCAAGTTTGTATGTCAACAACCGATGTCGCTTTTTACGTTGTCGATGCTCATATGTGGGGATTTCGTGAAGCTTGTGCCGAGCATCATTTACAAAAAGGCCAAGGGGTAGCGGGACGAGCGTTTGCGACACGTAGTTCGTGTTTTTGTGAAAATATAACGCATTTTGGAAAAACGGAATACCCGTTAGTCCATTACGCTCGTTTGTTTGGGTTGGTTGGATCGTTTGCGATTTGTTTAAGGAGTAATTATACGGGTGATGACGATTATATATTGGAATTTTTTCTTCCACCTAATATGGTCAACGTTGATGGTCAACAAAAGATGTTGGGCTTGTTGTTGACTTCGATGAAACAACATTTTCGTAGTCTTAAAGTTGCTTCGGGTGAAGAAATAGGTGATGATGGTAGATTGGTTGAAATTATTAAAGCGTCAGTGAATGGTGATGTTATAGATTCTGGTATGCAGTCGATTCAACTACCCGAAACTATGATTTCAACTGGACGACCACTATTTATGGATTCGAACGCATTGAATGAAAGTTGTTTAAAATCAGAGATAAATGAAACTGTCAAGAAATCGGCGAGAAAACGAGGGAAAGCTGAGAAATCGATTAGCTTGGATGTTCTTCAACAACATTTTGCTGGAAGTCTTAAAGATGCCGCCAAGAATCTCGGCG TTTGTCCAACTACAATGAAACGAATATGTAGACAGCACGGGATCTCAAGGTGGCCGTCTCGTAAAATTAATAAAGTTAACCGCTCGTTAACTAAGCTACAACGAGTAATTGAATCCGTACAAGGTGCTGAAGGCTCATTCAATATTCCTTCTTTAGCAACCACCCCACTCCATGTTGGTGTAGGCTCCCCATCTTGGCCAACAGCTCCAAACGGTTCACCGGTTAACCATCTAGGTTCACCCGGGTCCAAACCATACGTCTCTTCGAGTCCAAAGAACGATCACGGCCCACCTAATCAAACGTCTGAAAGTAGAGAAGCCAGCACTAGCAGCCCCAATTCCCACAGGTCTTGCCAAG AAAGTCGACCGTTTGAAGTCGTAGCACCGGCACAAACTGAAGAACCGTTTAGAGGATTGTTACTTGAGGATGCAGGAAGCTCACATGATCTAACAAATCTTTGTCCCATCACCGAGCCTCTTGAAAAGGTACAACAAATTATTCCAAAGGCACAACCTTTCACAGCCAGGAGTGAAATGAAAACAATAACGATAAAGGCAAGTTACAGAGAAGATATAATTAGGTTTCGCGTGGCTGCAAGTTCGGGTATTGTGACGTTGAAAGAAGAAGTTGCAAAGAGGTTGAAGTTGGATGTGGGTACGTTCGATATAAAGTAtcttgatgatgatcatgaatggGTTTTGGTAGTTTGTGATGCAGATTTTCAAGAATGTGTAGAATTGTCGGTTTCATCAGGGTGTAATATAATCAGGCTTTTAGTTCATGATTTGTCGACCAATGTTGGGAGCTCGTGTGAAAGTTCAGATTAA